The DNA window TGATGACAGGTATGCAGATGATGAGTGGAGCGGTTTCCCCGCTGCGTGAAAATCCTACCTTTATCAAGATGTTAACGATGTTTTCCAACCCGCTGGCAGGTATCCTGGTAGGTATCCTGTTCACAGCAGTTTTGCAGAGTGCGTCTGCCACCGTTGGTGTGCTGCAGGCACTTTCCGTTACCGGTCTCTTAACATTTGCAAGTGCCTTCCCTATCGTACTGGGAATCGGTGTTGGTGCAGCCTGTCCGGTTCTGATTTCTGCAATCGGCGCTAATAAAAACGGAAAAAGAACCGCACTGGTTTATCTGTTGAATGACCTGTTCGGTCTGCTCATGTGGTCGATCATCTTCTACACGGTCAACGCGTTTGTGCACTTTACCTTTATGGATATGGTGATGACGCCGGTATCTATCGCACTGTTAAATACCGTCTTCCGTGTGGCAACCGTAGTGGTACTGTTCCCGTTCATTCCGAAGATCGAGAAATTGGTATGTATCCTGGTCAAAGACAGTGCGGAAGAACTGGAAGACGAAGCAGATTTTGACCTGTTAGAGGAACGTCTGCTGAACTATCCGGCACTGGCAATCGCACAGTGTCACCGTGCGATGAACGGTATGGCGAAGAAACTTCGCAAGAATGTAAACAGAGCCATGAATCTGCTGAACGAGTATCAGCAGGACAAGTTCGATAAAGTACAGAGAAAAGAAGACCTGATCGACAAATATGAGAGCCGTCTGGGCGAGTATCTGATCCAGCTGACCAAACGTGAGATGAACACGGCACAGACCCGTCAGGTATCCCTGTATCTGCATACGATCGGTGACTTTGAGCGTATCGGTGACCACGCATCTTATATCGCACATATGTCGAACGAGATGCATGACAATCACACGGACTTTTCACCGGCAGCCTGGAATGAGTTGAATATCGTGATGGAAGCGGTACGTGAAGAGATCAACATTACCTGTAATGCTTTTCTGAATGATGATAAGGAGGCAGCGCAGCGTGTAGCCCCTCTCGGTGTTGTTATTACCCATCTGTGTGATGAACTGAAGATGCACCATGTGGAACGACTGAGCAATGGCAATTGCGGGCTGGAAGAGGGAACTGTATTTAACGATATCCTGAATAGCTTCGGACGAATTGCATCCCATTGTGCAAGTGCCATGGTAGCCCTGATGAAGAGTGGCGAACAAGACCCGGATATGCATATCCGCGACAGTAAGATCTATCCGACGGACAGTTTCGAATATTACACATACTTCAGCGAGTACAAAAAGAAATATGATATCACTGAAAAAGGTGAAGAGCACGTGCTGAGCATGGAGCCGGAAGAAATAGAATAAAAAATATAAATTCAGAAAGCTTCCCGGGATTTTCCCGGGAAGCTTTTTTACTCTACAGGAAATTGCTTTCCTGTAAAGTAAAAAACGCTCCGCGAGGATGCGCAGTGTGTTTCTCATAGTTTACATGAAATTATTTTTATGGAATCCTTTGTTGTTGTTCACTGGTGATATTCTGCAAGGCGTGTTGCTGAGAACGGAGTGAACAGTAACCAGTAACAATCTTTTTGCACAGATGAATAATATAGTAGTGCGGAAAGAAGGGTTCTGTTATAATAAAAACAGAAGAAACCGGTGATGGCATTATGGCTTGTATGTCTCGGAATTTTGACATATTCATGTCAAAACACCTCGCGGGACAGTGGCTACTGAATAGTTACTATAAATCAATACTTACAAAAGAAAGCAGACAGGAAGGGGGAAATGTATGGGTCTG is part of the Blautia faecicola genome and encodes:
- a CDS encoding Na/Pi cotransporter family protein, with product MAIFSMILSLLCGVALFLFGMSLMGDGLKMVAGNKLEAFLYRMTNTPLKGVALGTGVTSVIQSSSATTVMVIGFVNSGMMKLKQAIGIIMGANIGTSITGWILCLSYIGGSGGGIASIFSTATISAVVAVVGIVFRMFCKRSVHKNIGNIMLGFAILMTGMQMMSGAVSPLRENPTFIKMLTMFSNPLAGILVGILFTAVLQSASATVGVLQALSVTGLLTFASAFPIVLGIGVGAACPVLISAIGANKNGKRTALVYLLNDLFGLLMWSIIFYTVNAFVHFTFMDMVMTPVSIALLNTVFRVATVVVLFPFIPKIEKLVCILVKDSAEELEDEADFDLLEERLLNYPALAIAQCHRAMNGMAKKLRKNVNRAMNLLNEYQQDKFDKVQRKEDLIDKYESRLGEYLIQLTKREMNTAQTRQVSLYLHTIGDFERIGDHASYIAHMSNEMHDNHTDFSPAAWNELNIVMEAVREEINITCNAFLNDDKEAAQRVAPLGVVITHLCDELKMHHVERLSNGNCGLEEGTVFNDILNSFGRIASHCASAMVALMKSGEQDPDMHIRDSKIYPTDSFEYYTYFSEYKKKYDITEKGEEHVLSMEPEEIE